TCCACGCGCTGGCGCTGAGAAGCTGCAGAGATTCTGCTGGAAAGACCCTCGATCTCCAAATCCTTCTGCTGGATAATCTGAGTTAGTTTACCAATCTCCTCTTTGGACACCCGATCGATGTGTTCGGTCAATCGGATGTTCTGTTCAGTTAGAAGCTTCATCTCCACTTCTTGCTCTTTTATTCCTTGGACTGGTCTTTGAGTTTCGCCTTTAGATGGATCAAGCTTCTCACTTCCGTTCTCTCTAGGAAGAGGCTGACTGCTTGTGACTTGAACGTCGTCACAGTGCTCTGCTGCAATGTGCTGGCTTTTGTCAGGCAGCTGGGCTTTCATTTGGCCTAATGTGTCTTGCAAATTCTGAATCTCCTGGTCTTTCGCTGCAAGGAGCTGAGCGCGTTCAATATGCAGCTGCTCCTGCTGGGATTGAAGATGGTCcactttctgcttctgctcctgtaGAGACTGAAGCAGTCTTATCTTCCCCTGCTGCTGGTTGTGAATGATCTTCTGTTGTTCCTTTACTTCCTCCTCGAGGTCATCTTTTAACTCGTTCAGTTGGAAGACTTCACACTCCAGTTCGAGGATTTTAGGGTCAGGTACAGGGCGACTCTGTTGTCTCAGGCGCTCCAGTTCTTCTTTCAGATGATGATTTTCGGCGGTCACGGAGGTGAGACGCATGTCTTTGTCCTCCACGGTTTGCTCTAAAAGGTCATTGCTTCTTGAGGCTTTTTCTTTAATGACCTGTGTCAATTGCTTCTGCTCCTCCAAAGCAGAGGACAGCATGTCCTTGGTTTCTCTGTGGTCGGCGTCCATCTGCTCGATCTTCTTTTGGAGGTGGAATAGTTCCAGGTCTTTCTCTTGCATGAGTCGGATCAAACGTGCATGCTCTAAAGGTAACAATTTCTTGATGGTTTGCTtgtacttcctcttctcttccaacgCCTTCTTCTCAGTCCGACACAATTTCGCTACTAACCGCCCTTTTTCGATCTTTAAAGCCCTCACAGCAATGTTGTTTTCCAGACACTCCTCGTTGTTACGGAGAATCGATTCTTCCAGCTGGTGTCTTACATCTTGGAGTGCCAAAACCAActtctggttttctgctctgACATCAGAAGCAACGTTGTTCAGATTGTCGTTCAGCCGCTCCATCTCTGCAAGTTGTTGCTCCACCCGTCCAAGCtcactttccctttgctcatACTCACGTAGTTGTTGGCGGTGCCTCTCAATGACGTCGGCCAGTTGCTTCTTGTGGAGACTCTGTAATACCGATACTTCAAGTTGGTGTTCGTCTAGCTTCTTCATCCGTTGTTGTTCTAGGTCCCTGATGGTGGTCTTCAGTTTCCAAATTTCACTGGAGTCTAGTATCTTTGATGACGACTGAGACAAACGCCTCCAGTGACTAACCTCAGCCTCCAGTGTTTCGATGTCCTTCAGGAGTCTGTTGATTTGTGCCTGTGATGTGATGAGGTCGGCGAAGTCCATCTCCTCGCCAGTGGAAGTTCCCTTTCCCACGTGCCCGGTGAAATCAACGTGGCTGGTGAAGCAAGGCTCTCTGCCATCCACTTCCCCTGGGGAATGGTCTaggccagagcccaggccacCAACCCAAGGCAACATCTCTGCGGGTCATAAAACTGTCCTGGTCCGCTGTGAAAAAGCGTCCAGTGCAGTCGGACTACCCCGCCAAGTGTCCCAGAACCCCTGCCTGCGCGAGCCTAAGAATCCCAAGACAATAAGCGTTTCTAGGCAACGCTTGCGTGGgcccggcccccctcccctctgcagaccAGGTCCTTAGGAAAGGCCAAGGCCTTGGTCTTTCCCAAGGCCGTCTTTGGCCACTGGTCCCGGTCCCAGCCGCTCATCCCCACGACTTCTCACGCCAGGGCTGGGCCCCTTCCGCTTCTTCCCCCGCTTTCA
The window above is part of the Ursus arctos isolate Adak ecotype North America unplaced genomic scaffold, UrsArc2.0 scaffold_50, whole genome shotgun sequence genome. Proteins encoded here:
- the LOC130542817 gene encoding thyroid receptor-interacting protein 11-like, with product MLPWVGGLGSGLDHSPGEVDGREPCFTSHVDFTGHVGKGTSTGEEMDFADLITSQAQINRLLKDIETLEAEVSHWRRLSQSSSKILDSSEIWKLKTTIRDLEQQRMKKLDEHQLEVSVLQSLHKKQLADVIERHRQQLREYEQRESELGRVEQQLAEMERLNDNLNNVASDVRAENQKLVLALQDVRHQLEESILRNNEECLENNIAVRALKIEKGRLVAKLCRTEKKALEEKRKYKQTIKKLLPLEHARLIRLMQEKDLELFHLQKKIEQMDADHRETKDMLSSALEEQKQLTQVIKEKASRSNDLLEQTVEDKDMRLTSVTAENHHLKEELERLRQQSRPVPDPKILELECEVFQLNELKDDLEEEVKEQQKIIHNQQQGKIRLLQSLQEQKQKVDHLQSQQEQLHIERAQLLAAKDQEIQNLQDTLGQMKAQLPDKSQHIAAEHCDDVQVTSSQPLPRENGSEKLDPSKGETQRPVQGIKEQEVEMKLLTEQNIRLTEHIDRVSKEEIGKLTQIIQQKDLEIEGLSSRISAASQRQ